A window from Candidatus Fusobacterium pullicola encodes these proteins:
- a CDS encoding ABC transporter permease, with the protein MHKYVLKRILLLIPVLLGVSLLVFAIMSLTPGDPAQLILGENAPREAVLKLREEMGLNDPFFIQYLRFVKNAILGDFGRSYTTGREVFGEIFARFPNTFILAILGIIISVCIGIPIGIISATRQYSFLDSFSMIIALLGVSMPVFWLGLMLILMFSVKLGWLPSGGFDGFKSIILPAVTLGVGSAAIITRMTRSSMLEVIRQDYIRTARAKGVAEKVVINKHALKNALIPIITVVGLQFGNLLGGAVLTESVYSWPGVGRLMVDAIRQKDTPTVLAAVVFLAAAFSVVNLLVDILYAYVDPRIKSQYK; encoded by the coding sequence ATGCACAAATATGTATTAAAAAGAATTTTACTACTTATTCCTGTATTATTAGGAGTATCATTATTAGTTTTTGCTATCATGTCTTTAACACCAGGAGACCCAGCACAATTAATATTAGGAGAAAATGCACCAAGAGAAGCTGTTTTAAAATTGAGAGAAGAGATGGGATTAAATGATCCGTTTTTTATACAATATCTTAGATTCGTAAAAAATGCAATATTAGGTGATTTTGGAAGATCTTATACAACTGGTAGAGAGGTATTTGGAGAGATATTTGCAAGATTCCCAAATACATTTATCTTAGCAATATTAGGAATAATTATCTCTGTTTGTATAGGTATTCCAATTGGTATAATCTCTGCAACTAGACAATACTCTTTCCTAGATAGTTTTAGTATGATAATAGCATTACTAGGAGTATCAATGCCAGTATTCTGGTTAGGATTAATGTTAATTTTAATGTTCTCAGTAAAGCTAGGATGGCTACCATCTGGAGGATTTGATGGCTTTAAGAGTATCATACTACCTGCAGTAACACTAGGTGTAGGATCTGCAGCAATCATAACGAGAATGACTCGTTCTTCTATGCTTGAAGTAATAAGACAAGACTACATAAGAACAGCAAGAGCAAAAGGTGTTGCTGAAAAAGTAGTTATAAATAAACATGCTTTAAAAAATGCCCTTATACCAATAATTACTGTTGTAGGATTACAATTTGGTAACTTATTAGGAGGAGCAGTTTTAACTGAATCAGTTTACTCATGGCCAGGTGTAGGAAGATTGATGGTAGACGCTATCAGACAAAAGGATACACCAACAGTATTAGCGGCAGTTGTTTTCTTAGCTGCAGCTTTCAGTGTGGTAAACTTATTGGTAGATATATTATATGCTTATGTTGATCCTAGAATTAAATCTCAATATAAGTAG
- a CDS encoding glutathione ABC transporter substrate-binding protein: MKRKFYLALVALLSVFLFVACGGDKETAKKDKDTIVVANGADAKSLDPHATNDAPSSRVTVQIYDRLVEQDDNMNIVPSLAESWEQPDGKTTIFHLRKGVKFHNGEELKASDVKFSLDRMKASPQVSHIIGTVDKVEVIDDYTVKVTTVEPFGALLNHLTHPTAAILNEKAVKESGDSYGQHPVGTGPYKFVSWQSGDKIVLEANPDYFLGVTPIKYAIFRPVSEASNRTIGIETGELDIAYDIEGLDREKLKTDNSIVFLEEPSFGIDYIGFNTKKAPFNNVKVRQAIALAINADDFITAVYKGSGEKANSLIGPKVFGYTTDAKAWEYNVEKAKKLLAEAGYPNGFKTKIWVNENVERRDIAIILQAQLKEIGIDVAVETLEWAAYLDGTARGDHDMFMLGWVTVTGDADYGLFPLLHTSSFGGAGNRAFYSNPHVDELLSKARVSIDQDERKELYREVQIIAQEEVPYYVTAYKAQNAALQKNIENFKLKPAGHHRLYGVKFKEN, from the coding sequence ATGAAAAGAAAATTTTATTTAGCACTAGTAGCACTATTATCAGTTTTCTTATTCGTTGCTTGCGGTGGAGATAAAGAAACTGCCAAAAAAGATAAGGATACAATAGTAGTGGCAAATGGAGCAGATGCTAAATCTTTAGATCCACATGCTACTAATGATGCACCATCATCAAGAGTAACAGTACAAATTTATGACAGATTAGTAGAACAAGATGATAATATGAATATAGTTCCAAGTCTTGCAGAGTCATGGGAACAACCAGATGGAAAAACAACTATATTTCATTTAAGAAAGGGAGTAAAATTTCATAATGGTGAAGAATTAAAAGCATCAGATGTAAAATTTTCTTTAGATAGAATGAAAGCATCTCCTCAAGTTTCTCATATTATAGGTACTGTAGATAAGGTAGAAGTAATAGATGATTATACAGTAAAAGTAACAACTGTAGAACCATTTGGAGCTTTATTAAACCACTTAACACACCCTACAGCAGCTATTTTAAATGAGAAAGCTGTAAAAGAGAGTGGAGATTCATATGGACAACATCCAGTAGGAACAGGACCATATAAATTCGTATCTTGGCAATCAGGAGATAAAATAGTATTAGAAGCTAACCCAGATTATTTCTTAGGAGTAACTCCTATAAAATATGCAATATTTAGACCAGTTAGTGAAGCATCTAACAGAACAATAGGTATAGAAACTGGTGAACTTGATATTGCTTATGATATTGAGGGATTAGATAGAGAAAAATTAAAAACTGATAATTCAATAGTATTCTTAGAAGAGCCTTCTTTTGGAATTGATTATATAGGATTCAATACAAAAAAAGCTCCTTTCAATAATGTTAAGGTAAGACAAGCAATAGCTTTAGCAATTAATGCAGATGATTTTATTACTGCTGTTTATAAAGGATCAGGAGAGAAAGCAAACTCATTAATTGGACCAAAAGTATTTGGATACACAACAGATGCTAAAGCTTGGGAATACAATGTAGAGAAAGCTAAAAAACTTTTAGCAGAAGCTGGATATCCAAATGGATTTAAAACAAAAATTTGGGTAAATGAAAATGTTGAAAGAAGAGATATAGCTATAATTCTTCAAGCTCAATTAAAAGAGATTGGAATAGATGTTGCAGTTGAAACACTTGAGTGGGCAGCATATTTAGATGGAACAGCTAGAGGAGACCATGATATGTTCATGCTAGGTTGGGTAACTGTAACAGGAGATGCTGATTATGGATTATTCCCATTACTTCACACTTCAAGTTTTGGTGGAGCTGGAAACAGAGCATTCTATTCTAACCCACATGTTGATGAGCTATTATCAAAAGCAAGAGTATCTATAGATCAAGATGAAAGAAAAGAATTATATAGAGAAGTACAAATTATAGCTCAAGAAGAGGTTCCATATTATGTAACTGCATATAAAGCACAAAATGCAGCATTACAAAAAAATATAGAAAACTTTAAACTTAAACCAGCAGGACATCATAGACTTTATGGAGTAAAATTTAAAGAAAATTAA
- a CDS encoding NCS2 family permease: MENTGMLERLYKISERGSTVKQEVIGGLTTFLAMSYIIFVNPSILGMTGMDKGALITVTCLASALATIISGVWANAPFALAPGMGLNAFFTFTLVLGRGLSWETSLGIVFMSGVFFFFLSLGGIREKIANAIPIPLKIAVGGGIGLFITFIGLINMGLVVANPATIVGLGEMKITTIIGIVGLIVAIVLEIKQVKGGMLLGIVVTTVLGFVTGNIAVPEKIVSLPPSIAPIAGKLDIVGAFKLSLIGPIFSFMFVDLFDTLGTLISCSRQAGILDKDGKIKGFGRMLYTDVFSTMVGAVLGTSTVTTYVESAAGVAVGAKTGLASVVTGIMFLFALFFSPLVAVVPGYATASALIIVGVYMFKQVRDLDFGDLKTLFPCFIIIVMMPLTYSISTGLSLGFLSYIFIHVITGDFKKLNITLIFIGVLCLVNLLV, from the coding sequence ATGGAAAACACAGGAATGCTAGAAAGACTGTATAAGATTTCTGAAAGAGGAAGTACAGTAAAACAAGAGGTGATAGGAGGATTAACTACATTCTTAGCTATGTCTTATATCATCTTTGTTAACCCTTCAATTTTAGGAATGACTGGAATGGATAAGGGAGCTTTAATAACTGTAACTTGTTTAGCATCAGCACTGGCAACAATAATATCAGGAGTATGGGCAAATGCACCATTTGCATTAGCACCAGGAATGGGACTAAACGCTTTCTTTACTTTTACTCTAGTATTAGGAAGAGGATTATCTTGGGAAACATCATTAGGTATTGTTTTTATGTCTGGAGTTTTCTTCTTTTTCTTATCTTTAGGTGGAATTAGAGAAAAAATAGCTAATGCTATTCCAATACCATTAAAGATAGCTGTTGGAGGAGGAATAGGATTATTCATAACATTTATTGGACTTATAAATATGGGACTTGTAGTAGCTAATCCAGCTACTATAGTAGGACTTGGAGAAATGAAAATAACAACTATTATAGGTATCGTAGGACTAATAGTAGCAATAGTTTTAGAAATAAAACAAGTAAAAGGTGGAATGTTATTAGGAATAGTTGTAACTACAGTATTAGGATTTGTAACAGGGAATATAGCTGTTCCAGAAAAAATAGTATCTTTACCACCTAGTATTGCACCAATAGCTGGAAAGTTAGATATCGTAGGAGCTTTTAAACTATCTTTAATAGGACCAATATTTTCATTTATGTTTGTAGATTTATTTGATACATTAGGAACTTTAATATCTTGTTCAAGACAAGCTGGAATACTTGATAAAGATGGAAAGATTAAAGGATTTGGAAGAATGCTTTATACAGATGTATTTTCTACAATGGTAGGAGCAGTTTTAGGTACAAGTACAGTTACAACTTATGTTGAATCAGCAGCAGGAGTAGCAGTAGGAGCTAAAACTGGACTTGCTTCAGTAGTAACAGGAATAATGTTCCTATTTGCATTATTCTTCTCGCCATTAGTAGCTGTTGTACCTGGTTATGCTACAGCATCTGCTCTTATAATAGTTGGTGTATATATGTTTAAACAAGTTAGAGATTTAGATTTTGGAGATCTTAAAACTTTATTCCCATGTTTTATAATAATAGTAATGATGCCACTTACTTATAGTATAAGTACAGGACTAAGTTTAGGATTCTTATCATATATATTTATCCATGTAATAACAGGAGATTTCAAAAAACTAAATATAACATTAATATTTATTGGAGTACTTTGTTTAGTAAATTTATTAGTATAA
- a CDS encoding RluA family pseudouridine synthase, producing MEYIIDKEFEDVRVDKFLRKKLSNMALTEIFKCIRVGKIKVNGKKTKENYRLKLNDVVKLFMKVELESIQSEESKIKSSDLEEIKQFIVYEDENLLILNKKPNMVMHKGSGHEYGISEILKEYLKNPNFNFINRIDKATSGLVIGTKNLVINRELSEEMRERNIEKKYYILVEGKLKKKEFIIKSFLKRLEDRVVELEKYEVGAKKSISYFRVVETGKDCTLLEGTLGSGRTHQLRVQLASMGNPILGDTKYGKGKEKIMYLFSHYLKIDKYGIEINLPIPKEYIKRLSK from the coding sequence ATGGAGTATATAATAGATAAAGAGTTTGAAGATGTAAGAGTAGATAAATTTTTGAGAAAAAAGCTTTCAAATATGGCACTAACTGAGATCTTTAAATGTATAAGAGTTGGAAAAATAAAAGTAAATGGGAAAAAAACAAAAGAAAATTATAGACTTAAATTAAATGATGTGGTAAAATTATTTATGAAAGTTGAGTTAGAAAGTATACAATCTGAAGAGAGTAAAATTAAAAGTTCAGATCTAGAAGAGATAAAGCAATTTATTGTATATGAAGATGAAAATCTTTTAATTTTAAATAAAAAACCAAATATGGTTATGCATAAGGGAAGTGGCCATGAGTATGGAATCTCTGAGATTTTGAAAGAGTACTTAAAAAATCCTAATTTTAACTTTATAAATAGAATAGATAAAGCAACTTCTGGTCTAGTTATAGGAACTAAGAACTTAGTTATAAATAGAGAACTTTCTGAAGAGATGAGAGAGAGAAATATAGAAAAAAAATACTATATTTTAGTTGAAGGAAAGTTAAAGAAAAAAGAGTTTATAATAAAAAGCTTCTTAAAAAGATTGGAAGATAGAGTAGTTGAATTAGAAAAATATGAAGTGGGAGCAAAGAAGAGTATAAGTTATTTTAGAGTTGTAGAAACTGGAAAAGATTGTACTCTTTTAGAGGGAACTTTAGGAAGTGGAAGAACACACCAATTAAGAGTTCAACTTGCTTCTATGGGAAACCCCATATTAGGTGATACTAAATATGGAAAAGGTAAAGAAAAAATAATGTATCTATTTTCACACTATCTAAAGATAGATAAGTATGGAATAGAAATAAATTTACCTATTCCAAAGGAGTATATTAAAAGGTTATCTAAGTAA
- the rodA gene encoding rod shape-determining protein RodA, which translates to MKSSRDIKLLFKRLKKMNNFLVLNALLIVCISISTIYSATISRTTSFYMKESIWAVIGLVAYLIVTMIDYRKYLKYYKVLYIINIFILLSIFFIGVSRLGAQRWITFGPVSLQPSEMGKVLVVLTLSAFLSTYFKDKLVGVKSVFIAGAHIAPILLLILKQPDLGTTLIIVMTFSVMIFMCDLDWKTIILLGTSAVAFVPFAYFFLLKDYQRQRVLTFLNPEADVLGSGWNVTQSMIAIGSGELYGKGFLNSSQSKLRFLPEAHTDFIVSVFLEERGFLGGVLLFGLYFALIMQIIYIAETTTDRFGKLICYGIASIFFFHFVINVGMTMGIMPVTGKPLLLMSYGGTSLLISFIMLGIVQSVRIYRD; encoded by the coding sequence ATGAAAAGTAGTAGAGATATAAAACTTCTTTTTAAAAGATTAAAAAAAATGAATAATTTTCTTGTTCTTAATGCACTTTTGATAGTTTGTATAAGTATCTCTACCATATATAGTGCAACTATTTCAAGAACAACATCATTCTATATGAAAGAAAGTATTTGGGCTGTGATAGGATTAGTAGCTTATTTAATCGTTACAATGATAGATTACAGAAAATACTTGAAATATTATAAAGTATTATATATTATTAATATTTTTATATTACTTTCAATTTTTTTTATAGGAGTAAGCAGATTAGGGGCACAAAGATGGATAACTTTTGGACCTGTTAGTTTACAACCATCAGAGATGGGAAAAGTTTTGGTAGTATTAACACTTTCAGCTTTTTTATCCACTTATTTTAAAGATAAATTGGTAGGAGTAAAGAGTGTTTTTATAGCTGGAGCACATATTGCTCCAATTTTGTTATTAATTTTAAAACAACCAGATTTAGGAACTACACTTATTATAGTAATGACTTTTAGTGTAATGATATTTATGTGTGATTTGGATTGGAAAACAATTATATTGTTAGGTACAAGTGCTGTAGCTTTTGTTCCATTTGCTTATTTTTTTCTATTGAAAGATTATCAAAGGCAAAGGGTACTTACATTTTTAAATCCAGAAGCAGATGTTCTTGGAAGTGGATGGAATGTAACTCAATCAATGATAGCTATAGGATCTGGAGAGTTATATGGAAAGGGTTTTTTAAATAGTAGTCAAAGCAAATTAAGATTTTTACCTGAAGCACATACAGACTTTATTGTATCAGTTTTTTTAGAGGAAAGAGGTTTTCTAGGGGGAGTACTACTATTTGGATTATATTTTGCATTAATAATGCAGATAATCTATATTGCAGAAACAACTACAGATAGATTTGGAAAGCTGATATGTTATGGAATAGCCTCTATTTTTTTCTTTCACTTTGTAATAAATGTAGGAATGACTATGGGAATTATGCCTGTAACTGGAAAACCTTTATTATTGATGAGCTATGGTGGTACATCACTTTTAATAAGTTTCATAATGTTAGGGATAGTACAAAGTGTAAGAATATATAGAGATTAG
- the dut gene encoding dUTP diphosphatase — MEKIKVQVLIADGVQLPKYETSGSAGMDVRANISEPIVLGSLERALIPTGIKMAIPEGYEVQVRPRSGLALNHGISMANAIGTIDSDYRGEIGVILINLSKDEYVVQPQERIGQLVLNKVAQMEFEVVESLDETERGSGGFGHTGK; from the coding sequence ATGGAAAAAATAAAAGTACAAGTTTTAATAGCTGATGGGGTACAATTACCAAAATATGAAACATCTGGATCAGCAGGAATGGATGTAAGAGCAAATATATCAGAACCAATAGTATTAGGATCGTTAGAGAGAGCTTTAATTCCAACAGGGATCAAGATGGCAATACCAGAAGGGTATGAGGTTCAAGTAAGACCTAGAAGTGGATTGGCTTTAAACCACGGAATAAGTATGGCAAATGCTATAGGAACTATTGATAGTGACTATAGAGGAGAGATAGGAGTGATACTTATTAATCTTAGTAAAGATGAGTATGTAGTTCAACCCCAAGAAAGAATAGGACAACTTGTTTTAAATAAAGTAGCACAAATGGAGTTTGAGGTTGTTGAAAGTTTAGATGAAACTGAAAGAGGTAGTGGAGGATTCGGACACACTGGGAAATAA